The Echinicola rosea genome has a segment encoding these proteins:
- a CDS encoding MaoC/PaaZ C-terminal domain-containing protein, whose protein sequence is MFIKKYYEEFELEESRETLGRTITETDIVMHAGQTGDFFPHHMDAEWCKTQPFKERIAHGTLIFSVAVGMTAQVINEVAMTYGYERLRFTKPVFIGDTIRVNVSIKDKKDHKRPKYGLVTELVEVFNQKDELVMLCEHILLTEKKK, encoded by the coding sequence ATGTTCATAAAAAAATATTACGAAGAATTTGAGTTGGAAGAAAGCAGGGAGACGCTTGGCCGGACCATCACCGAGACAGATATCGTGATGCACGCAGGACAAACGGGAGATTTTTTTCCACATCATATGGATGCAGAATGGTGCAAAACCCAGCCGTTCAAAGAGCGCATAGCGCACGGGACCTTGATCTTTTCGGTGGCGGTGGGCATGACCGCTCAAGTGATCAATGAAGTGGCCATGACCTATGGCTATGAAAGGCTCCGGTTTACCAAGCCTGTTTTTATTGGTGACACGATAAGGGTAAACGTATCGATCAAAGACAAAAAGGACCACAAAAGACCAAAATATGGCCTCGTCACGGAGTTGGTGGAGGTGTTTAACCAAAAGGACGAACTGGTAATGCTCTGTGAGCATATTTTATTGACCGAAAAGAAAAAATAA
- a CDS encoding ABC transporter substrate-binding protein: protein MAKKILKGMTWGHSRGISPLQAFAQRFNQLYPDIEIQWRQRTLQEFADYPIEKLTETYDLLIIDHPWVGCAAATNCVLALDEHLPEQFLENQAENHVGRSHQSYHYGGHQWALAIDAAAPVPSFRKDLLDENGTKVPKNWEEVMALAKRGKVAAPAIPIDLLMNFYMFCQAHGQEPFLSTEQVIDKPTGLKALETMKAFYSLLDRKLFDANPIRVAEYMSMGNEYWYCPFAYGYSNYARDGYSDHLLTYGNLVDFVPGKKLRSTIGGTGLAVSAFCEHKKEALSFAQMIMSEKYQSTEYVLNGGQPGHRKAWLSEQANTISHNYFKNTLDSLDASYMRPRYNGYLYFQDHAGDPIREYMMGESNPEAVLDRINELYQASQRPVAHES from the coding sequence ATGGCAAAGAAAATACTAAAAGGGATGACTTGGGGGCATAGCAGAGGGATATCTCCCTTGCAGGCTTTTGCCCAGCGGTTTAACCAACTCTATCCTGATATAGAAATCCAATGGCGGCAACGGACCTTGCAGGAGTTTGCCGATTATCCAATAGAAAAACTGACAGAAACGTACGATTTGCTCATCATTGACCACCCTTGGGTGGGCTGCGCTGCGGCGACCAATTGCGTATTGGCACTTGATGAGCATTTGCCTGAACAGTTTTTGGAAAATCAGGCTGAAAATCACGTGGGAAGGTCGCATCAAAGTTACCATTATGGAGGGCACCAGTGGGCACTGGCCATCGATGCGGCTGCTCCAGTGCCCAGCTTCCGAAAGGATTTATTGGATGAGAATGGTACGAAGGTTCCCAAGAACTGGGAGGAGGTGATGGCTTTGGCCAAGCGAGGAAAAGTGGCTGCTCCTGCCATACCCATTGATCTGCTGATGAATTTTTATATGTTTTGCCAAGCGCATGGTCAGGAGCCCTTTCTGAGTACCGAGCAGGTCATCGATAAACCAACAGGACTGAAAGCTTTGGAGACGATGAAGGCCTTTTACAGCCTGCTGGACAGAAAACTGTTTGATGCCAATCCCATTCGTGTAGCTGAATACATGTCCATGGGAAATGAATATTGGTACTGTCCTTTTGCTTATGGTTATTCCAATTATGCACGGGATGGTTACAGTGACCATTTGTTGACCTATGGCAATTTAGTGGACTTTGTTCCCGGGAAGAAATTGAGGAGTACCATTGGAGGGACAGGGTTGGCGGTTTCTGCTTTTTGTGAGCATAAAAAGGAAGCATTGTCTTTTGCGCAGATGATCATGTCCGAAAAATACCAGTCCACTGAGTACGTGCTCAATGGCGGTCAACCTGGGCATCGTAAGGCTTGGCTGAGTGAGCAGGCCAATACCATTTCCCATAATTATTTTAAAAATACCCTAGACTCATTGGATGCGTCCTACATGCGTCCAAGGTACAATGGCTACCTGTATTTTCAGGACCATGCGGGGGATCCTATCCGGGAGTACATGATGGGAGAGAGCAACCCAGAGGCAGTCCTTGACCGCATCAATGAACTATATCAAGCTTCCCAGCGACCTGTTGCCCATGAGTCTTGA
- a CDS encoding CaiB/BaiF CoA transferase family protein: MNYIKLPSDLLPMSLESTKKLQRLPLEGVMVLEFCQYLSGPSAGLRLADLGARVIKIENPGKGDLCRILPIKNQWIEESSLLFHTINRNKESYTANLKSATELADIKKLIKKADVMMHNFRPGVMEKLGLDYGSVSAVNPGLVFAEISGYGAEGPWARKPGQDLLLQAMSGLMYASGNQLDGPMPFGLAIGDMLCGAQAVQGILAALVHRKRTGKGSKISLSLLESLLDMQFEVLTTYFASGKRPLRSAVNGAHALLGAPYGIYCTKDSHLAIAMIPILSLREALGCAGLDPYDQSMVFSHRDEIKQVLADFLKTETTSYWLEKLRKSGLWAMDVKDWKRLKESDGYRHAALEQSLKLTNGQSIKTNRCPIRIDGKVLFSEKPAPGLGEHTALIKEEFK; this comes from the coding sequence ATGAACTATATCAAGCTTCCCAGCGACCTGTTGCCCATGAGTCTTGAGAGCACGAAAAAACTCCAACGCTTGCCGCTGGAAGGGGTGATGGTGCTGGAATTTTGCCAGTATCTATCAGGTCCTTCCGCAGGGCTAAGGCTGGCAGATCTCGGGGCGAGGGTCATCAAAATAGAAAATCCCGGCAAAGGCGATCTTTGTCGGATCCTTCCGATCAAAAACCAGTGGATAGAGGAGAGTTCACTGCTTTTCCATACGATCAATAGAAACAAGGAAAGTTATACGGCCAATCTCAAATCAGCAACCGAACTGGCTGATATCAAAAAGCTGATCAAAAAAGCGGACGTAATGATGCATAATTTTCGCCCGGGTGTGATGGAAAAACTCGGGCTGGACTATGGATCAGTGAGTGCGGTTAATCCTGGACTTGTTTTTGCCGAGATCAGCGGATACGGAGCAGAAGGGCCTTGGGCACGAAAGCCCGGACAAGACCTCTTGCTCCAGGCGATGAGCGGCCTGATGTATGCCAGTGGAAACCAGCTGGATGGGCCTATGCCATTTGGACTGGCGATTGGGGATATGCTCTGCGGGGCTCAGGCGGTACAGGGGATTTTGGCCGCCTTGGTACACCGAAAGAGGACGGGCAAAGGCAGCAAGATTTCGTTGAGTTTGTTGGAGTCGTTATTGGATATGCAGTTTGAGGTGCTGACGACCTACTTTGCTAGCGGAAAGCGACCGCTCCGCTCCGCGGTAAATGGCGCCCATGCATTATTGGGAGCTCCTTACGGGATTTATTGCACCAAGGACAGTCATTTGGCCATTGCGATGATCCCTATTTTATCCCTCCGGGAGGCATTGGGTTGTGCAGGTCTGGATCCGTATGACCAGTCGATGGTGTTTTCGCATCGCGACGAGATCAAGCAGGTGTTGGCTGATTTTCTTAAGACCGAAACGACCAGTTATTGGCTTGAAAAGCTTCGGAAAAGTGGCCTTTGGGCTATGGACGTCAAGGACTGGAAGCGCTTGAAGGAATCGGATGGCTACCGACATGCAGCACTGGAGCAATCTCTGAAATTGACCAATGGTCAGTCTATCAAAACAAATCGCTGCCCGATTAGGATAGACGGAAAAGTGCTGTTCAGTGAAAAGCCTGCACCGGGATTGGGCGAGCATACCGCGTTAATCAAAGAAGAATTTAAATGA
- a CDS encoding CaiB/BaiF CoA transferase family protein, translating into MSLLKGITVIDFSQFLSGPSASLRLADFGARVIKVEKPVTGDICRQLYVSEVKIAEESTIFHTINRNKESFAADLKNKEDQEAIWKLISSADVVMHNFRPGVMARLGFSYDEVKAVHPEVIYAEISGYGQDGPWADLPGQDLLLQAMTGLPHLNGEQEKAPTPMGISVVDLLAGTQLAQGILAALYQKEETGQGSLVQVSMLESAMDFQFEVFTTFLNDGEELPQRSYSNHGHCYIAAPYGVYATKDGYLALAMGDIVTLGGLLKCDDLAVFDDPKGWFDRRDEIKALLAAHLITQDTRHWLDILEPADIWCAKVLDMEAMMEEEGYQILEMEMEVKTTHGDRIKTTRCPVRVNGERLTPERGAPFLGEHNDAIVREFGL; encoded by the coding sequence ATGTCATTATTAAAAGGAATTACGGTTATCGACTTCTCCCAATTCTTGTCCGGTCCCTCCGCAAGCTTGCGGTTGGCGGATTTTGGCGCGCGGGTGATCAAGGTCGAAAAGCCAGTGACTGGGGATATCTGCCGGCAGCTGTATGTTTCCGAGGTGAAAATAGCCGAGGAATCCACCATTTTCCACACGATTAATCGGAACAAGGAGAGTTTTGCCGCAGACCTGAAAAATAAGGAAGACCAAGAAGCCATTTGGAAACTGATCAGCTCGGCAGATGTAGTGATGCACAACTTCCGTCCAGGTGTAATGGCACGATTGGGCTTTTCATATGACGAGGTAAAGGCAGTGCATCCAGAAGTCATCTATGCTGAAATCAGCGGCTACGGCCAAGATGGTCCATGGGCAGACTTGCCCGGGCAGGACCTGTTGCTTCAGGCAATGACAGGCTTGCCCCATCTCAATGGAGAGCAGGAAAAAGCTCCCACGCCCATGGGGATTTCGGTGGTGGATTTATTGGCGGGAACCCAATTGGCACAAGGGATTTTGGCAGCTTTGTACCAAAAAGAAGAAACCGGCCAAGGGAGTTTGGTACAAGTGAGTATGCTGGAGTCAGCGATGGATTTTCAGTTTGAGGTGTTTACCACCTTTTTGAATGACGGGGAGGAGTTGCCCCAGCGAAGCTATTCCAACCATGGTCATTGCTACATCGCAGCTCCCTATGGGGTTTATGCCACTAAAGATGGCTATTTGGCCTTGGCAATGGGGGATATTGTCACGTTAGGAGGGCTATTGAAATGCGATGATTTGGCCGTTTTTGATGATCCGAAAGGATGGTTTGATCGGCGCGATGAGATCAAAGCATTGCTGGCAGCTCATCTGATCACCCAAGATACCCGGCATTGGCTGGATATATTGGAGCCAGCGGATATTTGGTGCGCGAAGGTGCTGGACATGGAAGCAATGATGGAAGAAGAAGGCTATCAGATCTTGGAAATGGAGATGGAGGTCAAGACCACTCATGGCGACCGTATAAAAACTACACGGTGCCCTGTACGGGTGAATGGTGAGCGATTAACGCCAGAGCGGGGCGCACCGTTTTTGGGAGAGCATAATGATGCCATAGTTCGGGAGTTTGGCCTGTAA
- a CDS encoding amidohydrolase family protein: MNIIDTHIHIWDFGRAEYAWLEGDTSILKQNYHLEDLEEERKKAGITAGILVQAANNFEDTNWMLENAAAHDWIKGVVGWMPLMDPDATAQALEGHYLNNPYFRGVRHLIHEEPDPKWLLQPAVLESLKLLADHSLTYDLVGVLPEHIDTALKVAKKVPDLKMVFDHLNQPPIKEGLHFGEWGNKMREAAEHPQFHVKISGMGTTSGKLFEWGRYDILPYVEFVLDTFGMHRCFCGGDWPVSLLAGSYEYSWKRYREVLETLLYEKEQGKVLYDNALEFYGIK; this comes from the coding sequence ATGAACATCATTGATACACATATTCACATCTGGGATTTCGGAAGGGCTGAATATGCCTGGCTGGAAGGCGATACTTCTATTTTGAAGCAAAATTATCATTTAGAAGACTTGGAAGAAGAGCGCAAGAAGGCCGGGATTACAGCGGGAATTTTGGTGCAGGCAGCCAATAATTTTGAAGATACCAATTGGATGCTCGAAAATGCCGCTGCCCATGACTGGATCAAGGGCGTGGTGGGATGGATGCCGCTGATGGATCCTGATGCCACTGCACAGGCACTGGAAGGGCATTATCTAAACAATCCCTATTTCCGGGGAGTGCGGCACCTGATCCACGAAGAGCCCGATCCAAAGTGGCTGCTACAGCCAGCTGTGCTGGAGAGCTTAAAGCTGCTGGCCGACCATAGCCTCACTTATGACCTGGTAGGGGTGTTGCCGGAACATATTGATACGGCACTGAAAGTGGCGAAAAAAGTACCCGATCTGAAAATGGTCTTTGATCACCTCAACCAACCTCCGATCAAGGAGGGGCTCCATTTTGGAGAGTGGGGCAATAAAATGCGCGAAGCTGCCGAACATCCGCAATTCCATGTAAAAATCTCCGGGATGGGCACTACATCCGGAAAACTGTTTGAATGGGGGCGATACGATATTTTACCTTATGTCGAATTTGTTTTGGACACTTTCGGTATGCATCGCTGCTTTTGTGGAGGGGATTGGCCAGTCTCGCTATTGGCAGGCAGTTATGAATATTCTTGGAAACGCTATCGAGAAGTGTTGGAAACGCTTTTGTATGAAAAAGAACAGGGCAAGGTCTTGTATGACAATGCATTGGAATTTTATGGGATCAAATGA
- a CDS encoding L-rhamnose/proton symporter RhaT gives MSVIGGVMFHAVGASFAALCYTPQKKVTNWSWQTYWLAQAFFCWFLLPIVGAWLTIPELMKVLEEAPTDAMWKAFGLGMAYGVGGTAFGIAIRYIGFSLTYAISIGISCVVGTLLPPLVKGELAAVLQQEGAGWIVIGMVLGVIGIALCGLAGRYKELDLAKLEKGAESNFSVSKGLPLCILAGVLSALYGFSIDQGQPIADVAAEHGAGGFQSNVVYIFSNTGAFIVTLAYCLSLHRKQGTFKEFTLKAGSPLTKNYLLAIMTGFMWYSQFFFYGLGHVRMGDYKFTSWAVHMIMLVMFSTVAGLAMKEWIHAKGKTVWALVLALAVLLVAVLALTVGNAIGG, from the coding sequence ATGAGTGTAATCGGAGGAGTGATGTTTCATGCTGTGGGTGCTTCCTTTGCAGCGCTATGTTATACGCCGCAAAAGAAAGTGACCAACTGGTCTTGGCAGACCTATTGGTTGGCACAGGCATTTTTTTGCTGGTTTCTACTGCCCATAGTGGGAGCATGGCTGACGATTCCGGAGCTGATGAAAGTACTGGAAGAGGCTCCAACAGATGCGATGTGGAAAGCATTTGGCTTAGGGATGGCCTATGGTGTAGGAGGTACTGCCTTTGGTATTGCCATTCGCTATATTGGTTTTTCGCTTACCTATGCCATCTCGATCGGGATTTCCTGCGTCGTGGGAACCTTGCTGCCCCCTTTAGTGAAGGGGGAATTGGCCGCAGTCCTACAGCAGGAAGGCGCTGGCTGGATTGTAATCGGGATGGTCTTGGGAGTAATCGGAATAGCGCTTTGTGGGCTAGCCGGACGGTACAAGGAACTGGACCTGGCCAAACTGGAGAAAGGAGCCGAGTCAAATTTTTCAGTATCAAAAGGATTGCCACTTTGTATTTTAGCAGGGGTACTTTCTGCTTTGTACGGTTTTTCGATCGATCAGGGACAGCCCATTGCCGATGTGGCTGCGGAGCACGGTGCCGGCGGATTCCAGAGCAATGTGGTCTATATATTTTCCAATACCGGAGCATTTATTGTTACCTTAGCCTATTGCCTATCCCTTCATCGTAAGCAAGGCACATTCAAAGAATTTACCCTAAAGGCCGGATCTCCATTGACCAAGAATTATTTGCTGGCAATCATGACCGGTTTTATGTGGTATTCGCAGTTTTTCTTTTATGGATTGGGACATGTCCGCATGGGAGATTATAAATTTACCAGTTGGGCAGTCCATATGATCATGCTGGTGATGTTCAGTACGGTGGCAGGTTTGGCGATGAAAGAATGGATTCATGCCAAGGGAAAGACCGTTTGGGCATTAGTGTTGGCATTAGCGGTTTTGTTGGTTGCTGTTTTGGCACTGACGGTGGGAAATGCCATTGGGGGATAA